In the Alphaproteobacteria bacterium genome, one interval contains:
- a CDS encoding UvrD-helicase domain-containing protein, whose translation MFSYLDKLNPEQREAVEQTEGPLLVLAGAGTGKTRVLTTRIAHILYQGKCNSHEIMAVTFTNKASIEMKERVAATLNIPSVEGWMIGTFHSLAVKILRRHIDLIGFKRDFTIIDASDQLRLIKQILKDKKIDDKKYPPKLIAGAIEGFKNKAISSDKISIHDVDDTSIMGIYKEYQTRLKISNACDFGDFLMYNLQIFQSFPEVLKTYQERFKYILVDEYQDTNIAQYLWLRILTQKHKNICCVGDDDQSIYGWRGAEVGNILKFEKDFPNAKTVRLEENYRSTGHILEAASCLIAKNATRLGKTLRTSKGPGEKIKVINSWDGRQEAQNVVKEIDKLKSNAVSYNEMAVLVRTAAQTREFEEVLIQQGIPYKIIGGARFYERKEIRDAIAYLRVINQPSDNMALQRIINTPKRGIGDATIQKINIFARENEMSMFEAIEKIVYTDIISSGVKNKLEAVMKMFYYWREEASQIKHPILLKNVLSQSGYLGALKEDKSLESKGRVENLNELITAIETFDNLQEFLEHVSLVMENQENNNQNKVSLMTLHKAKGLEFDAVFLPGWEEGFFPSPRSIDEGGIEEERRLAHVGITRAKQYLYILHASSRFMFGQYSNPAPSRFLKELSEKNIEKISVFGGSNSYSKVESKDYSFKNITKQTKIDSNKLSKRVFHKKFGMGMVIRKDGDKLDIIFDKSGRKKIMEKFIKYM comes from the coding sequence ATGTTTTCATATTTAGATAAATTAAACCCTGAACAAAGAGAAGCTGTAGAGCAAACTGAAGGACCTCTATTGGTTCTAGCTGGTGCTGGAACAGGTAAAACCAGAGTTCTAACAACCAGAATAGCTCACATACTTTATCAAGGAAAATGTAACTCACATGAAATAATGGCAGTTACATTTACAAATAAAGCTTCTATTGAAATGAAAGAGAGAGTCGCTGCAACTCTAAACATTCCTTCTGTTGAAGGATGGATGATTGGAACATTTCACTCTTTGGCTGTAAAAATTTTAAGAAGACACATAGATTTAATAGGATTTAAAAGAGACTTCACAATTATTGATGCTTCTGACCAATTAAGACTAATAAAACAGATTTTAAAAGATAAAAAAATTGATGACAAAAAATATCCTCCTAAATTAATAGCTGGGGCTATTGAAGGATTCAAAAACAAAGCTATATCTTCAGATAAAATATCTATTCATGATGTAGATGATACAAGTATAATGGGTATATACAAAGAGTATCAAACTAGATTAAAAATCTCAAATGCTTGTGATTTTGGAGACTTTTTAATGTATAACCTACAAATATTTCAAAGCTTTCCTGAGGTTTTAAAAACATATCAAGAAAGATTTAAATATATATTAGTAGATGAATATCAGGATACGAATATAGCTCAATATTTATGGTTAAGAATCCTAACTCAAAAACACAAGAATATTTGTTGTGTAGGAGACGATGATCAATCTATATATGGCTGGAGAGGCGCAGAAGTTGGCAACATATTAAAATTCGAAAAAGATTTTCCAAATGCAAAAACAGTTAGGCTTGAAGAAAACTATAGATCAACGGGTCATATTCTTGAAGCAGCTTCTTGTTTAATAGCTAAAAATGCTACCAGATTAGGAAAAACATTAAGAACATCTAAAGGACCAGGAGAAAAGATTAAAGTAATTAATTCTTGGGATGGCAGACAAGAGGCTCAAAATGTAGTTAAGGAAATAGATAAGTTAAAATCAAATGCAGTTTCATACAATGAAATGGCTGTATTAGTTAGAACTGCAGCTCAAACAAGAGAATTTGAAGAAGTCTTAATTCAACAAGGAATACCTTATAAAATAATTGGTGGGGCTCGTTTCTATGAGAGAAAAGAAATTCGTGATGCGATAGCATACTTAAGAGTAATAAATCAACCTTCTGATAACATGGCCTTACAAAGAATTATAAACACTCCTAAAAGAGGTATTGGAGATGCTACAATCCAGAAGATAAATATATTTGCCAGAGAAAATGAAATGTCAATGTTTGAGGCTATAGAAAAGATAGTTTACACTGATATAATTAGCTCGGGGGTAAAGAATAAACTCGAAGCCGTCATGAAAATGTTCTATTACTGGCGAGAAGAAGCCTCTCAAATCAAACACCCTATTCTTCTTAAAAATGTTTTAAGTCAATCAGGATACTTAGGAGCTTTAAAAGAGGATAAATCTTTAGAATCTAAAGGTAGAGTTGAAAACCTTAACGAATTAATAACTGCAATAGAAACTTTTGATAATTTGCAAGAATTTCTTGAGCATGTTTCTCTTGTTATGGAGAACCAAGAAAACAACAATCAAAATAAAGTATCTTTAATGACCTTACATAAAGCTAAAGGATTAGAGTTTGATGCTGTGTTTTTACCAGGTTGGGAAGAAGGATTTTTCCCTTCTCCAAGAAGTATAGATGAGGGTGGAATTGAAGAGGAAAGAAGACTTGCTCATGTTGGAATAACCAGAGCAAAACAATACTTATACATACTGCATGCTTCCTCAAGGTTTATGTTCGGACAGTATTCAAACCCTGCTCCATCAAGATTCTTAAAGGAACTAAGTGAAAAAAATATAGAAAAAATATCGGTTTTTGGTGGAAGCAATAGTTATTCAAAAGTAGAATCTAAAGATTACTCTTTCAAAAACATCACAAAACAAACAAAAATTGATTCTAACAAACTATCTAAAAGAGTATTTCATAAAAAATTCGGCATGGGAATGGTAATAAGAAAAGATGGTGATAAATTAGATATAATCTTTGACAAATCCGGTAGGAAAAAAATTATGGAAAAATTTATTAAGTATATGTAA
- the ybgF gene encoding tol-pal system protein YbgF, whose amino-acid sequence MSKIKYVIAGICLISSVSITSAANTYSGNTIENRLNRVEKDLRILNKEVYSNGVSPLSKSSQSMDIGKAQIADFEIRLSSLEENLRKTKGQMEVLTHQQNELKTQMEKVQKDIDFRLNEMEKQKTIEVKKAKKELDLSAFKKTDSVKEELSPEKQYSKAFELLKLKDFEKAEKAFAEFITKNPEHKLAGNAQYWLSETFYVRGNMEEAMKQFAVGYKKYNKSQKATDNLLKLGITLGAIGRTSDACLTLAELEKNYSPLPKTIANRMKNEQNKLKCSK is encoded by the coding sequence ATGTCTAAAATAAAATATGTTATTGCTGGAATTTGTTTAATTTCAAGTGTAAGTATTACATCAGCTGCAAATACTTATTCTGGTAACACTATAGAAAATAGATTAAATAGAGTTGAAAAAGACTTAAGAATATTAAACAAAGAAGTTTATAGCAATGGAGTTAGCCCTCTATCTAAAAGTTCTCAATCAATGGACATAGGAAAAGCTCAAATAGCAGATTTTGAGATTAGATTATCTTCTCTTGAAGAAAACCTTAGAAAGACTAAAGGTCAAATGGAAGTTCTAACTCATCAACAAAATGAGTTAAAAACTCAAATGGAAAAAGTCCAAAAAGATATAGACTTTAGACTTAATGAAATGGAAAAACAAAAAACTATTGAAGTTAAAAAAGCTAAAAAAGAGTTAGATTTATCAGCTTTCAAAAAAACAGATTCTGTAAAAGAGGAGCTATCTCCAGAAAAACAATACAGTAAAGCTTTTGAACTATTAAAGTTAAAAGATTTCGAAAAAGCTGAAAAAGCTTTTGCTGAGTTTATAACTAAAAATCCAGAACATAAATTAGCAGGGAATGCTCAATACTGGTTATCAGAAACATTTTATGTAAGAGGTAACATGGAAGAAGCAATGAAACAATTTGCTGTTGGTTATAAAAAATATAACAAGTCTCAAAAAGCAACTGATAATCTTTTAAAACTCGGAATTACTTTAGGAGCAATTGGCAGAACAAGTGATGCATGCTTAACTCTAGCAGAATTAGAAAAAAACTACTCTCCATTGCCAAAAACTATTGCTAATAGAATGAAAAATGAACAAAATAAACTTAAATGCTCTAAATAA
- the tilS gene encoding tRNA lysidine(34) synthetase TilS codes for MNKINLNALNNTFEENLFRTTKNKLPKKIAVAVSGGADSMALAFLIAEFAKHLPIDLYAYTVDHKLRKSSKKEAEFVHSTLSKMGYVHEILNWDGKKPKTKIEETARKKRYELMFKECKKLKIDYLATAHHKDDQIETLLMRFFKGSGVDGLCGIPSIREEQGIKIIRPLLYLSKQEIIDICKTFKIKWKEDKSNKSDKFERNKIRKLCTYMKNKNLLTDEILLARERAIDESTALINIANKEFANLVTEKSDKLTLNKKDFFALEKEIKIRLLQKCMDNFYKGKYSCKRKSIENVINKLSENKGSTLRKCFIKTSRGKIIITKE; via the coding sequence ATGAACAAAATAAACTTAAATGCTCTAAATAACACTTTTGAAGAAAACTTATTTAGGACTACGAAAAACAAATTACCAAAAAAAATAGCAGTTGCTGTATCAGGTGGAGCTGACAGTATGGCTCTAGCATTCTTAATAGCAGAGTTTGCAAAGCATCTTCCTATAGATCTATATGCATATACAGTTGATCATAAATTAAGAAAAAGCTCTAAAAAAGAAGCTGAATTCGTACATAGTACTCTTTCTAAAATGGGTTATGTCCATGAAATTTTAAACTGGGATGGTAAAAAGCCTAAAACTAAAATTGAAGAAACAGCTCGTAAAAAAAGATATGAGCTCATGTTTAAAGAGTGCAAAAAATTAAAAATTGATTATTTAGCTACAGCTCATCATAAAGATGACCAAATTGAAACATTATTAATGAGGTTTTTCAAGGGATCTGGAGTTGATGGGCTATGTGGGATCCCCTCAATAAGAGAAGAACAAGGAATTAAAATCATTCGCCCTCTTCTGTATTTATCAAAGCAAGAAATCATAGACATTTGCAAAACATTTAAAATAAAATGGAAAGAAGATAAATCAAATAAAAGTGATAAATTTGAAAGAAATAAGATTCGCAAACTTTGCACTTACATGAAAAACAAAAACCTTCTAACAGATGAGATTCTACTAGCTAGAGAAAGAGCTATAGATGAAAGCACAGCTTTAATAAATATAGCAAACAAAGAGTTTGCTAACTTAGTCACAGAAAAAAGTGATAAATTAACATTAAACAAAAAAGATTTCTTTGCACTTGAAAAAGAGATTAAAATTCGTTTATTACAAAAATGTATGGATAATTTTTATAAGGGCAAGTATTCTTGCAAAAGAAAATCTATAGAAAATGTTATTAATAAGCTGAGTGAAAACAAAGGCTCAACTCTTAGAAAATGCTTTATAAAAACTAGCCGTGGAAAAATCATCATCACTAAAGAGTAA
- a CDS encoding DsbA family protein, producing MKNTISTIAILAIAALSGYNYVQNKMINNKSIGSIPTIESKINKEEISKFILENPNVIIESLENYKVKMMQEQEDLIKSQIKENADKIYTENSFVIGNPDAEIKLVEFFDYNCGYCKKAANILKELVKKNPNVKIYMKDMPILSESSVEAAKASVAAGLLGKYEEFSFALMKKEGPLNEEVFRAIAAEIELDPNELIEMTNSEKVVEILMDNRMAASLIGLKGTPTILIETDLYNGEFSIEGFEKAIREKLEETM from the coding sequence ATGAAAAACACAATATCTACAATTGCAATTTTAGCTATTGCTGCTCTTAGCGGTTACAACTATGTGCAAAACAAGATGATAAACAATAAGTCTATAGGCTCTATCCCTACAATAGAATCTAAAATAAATAAAGAAGAAATATCTAAATTTATCTTAGAAAACCCAAATGTAATTATAGAATCTCTAGAAAACTATAAAGTTAAAATGATGCAAGAGCAAGAGGATTTAATCAAATCTCAAATTAAAGAAAATGCAGATAAAATTTATACTGAAAATTCTTTTGTTATCGGTAATCCTGATGCTGAAATAAAGTTAGTTGAGTTTTTTGACTACAACTGTGGATACTGTAAAAAAGCTGCAAATATCTTGAAAGAACTTGTAAAGAAAAATCCAAATGTAAAAATTTATATGAAAGACATGCCAATTCTAAGTGAGTCATCTGTTGAAGCTGCTAAAGCATCTGTTGCAGCTGGACTATTAGGCAAATACGAAGAGTTTAGTTTTGCTCTTATGAAAAAAGAAGGACCTCTAAATGAAGAAGTGTTTAGAGCTATAGCTGCAGAAATTGAATTAGATCCAAATGAACTAATTGAAATGACAAACAGTGAAAAAGTTGTTGAAATACTAATGGACAACAGAATGGCTGCTTCTTTAATTGGATTAAAAGGAACTCCAACAATCCTTATAGAAACTGATTTATACAATGGAGAGTTTTCTATTGAAGGGTTTGAAAAAGCTATTAGAGAAAAATTAGAAGAAACAATGTAA
- a CDS encoding transglycosylase SLT domain-containing protein: protein MKRISFIFLVLIFLANPVLAKTVKPSKKPTQPFKIKAPFLLLKDIPEIKAMQLSNRDAKNYATVFELQKHGDWHQADKFITDINDKSIMGHVLYQRYMHPNKYISSFFELKTWLYTYNDLPNADNIYDLAMKKKPKGQLLSIDPSNHQYITPGIVENYGCFVSDYRHARWRSPDNWKKVKSFNKEIKSKLRRTMPTRAIERMKTSSVAKDILDKVEYDLLQTNIASAYLYVGKTELALEYAKKSIERSKDDVDEAYWVAGLASWKLNKLEDAIDFFDKLYNIEDCDPWKRTAAAYWNARMYKTLGKNRKHKTWLYNAMKFPATFYGQLATYEAEEELDLNLNIPEFTADDFKIIANNNSGRRAIYLINAGQFDLAEKELMGIDLRSNKELEKAVFALVSYTNMAQMSLVLGSSLKPDSDRYDRYDYAIYPVPSWAPKGGFELDPAIVYAFIKQESRFDPNAVSSSGARGLMQIMPNTAKHITGKPYDKDYYKDQLFNPENNIKLGEQYLEELLRDKGVKNSLVMLPVAYNSGPGTLRMWLENMHFEDDPLLFIETIPYKETRVFVKKVLANYWIYQKLLGEDNTSAKEIIQGKWPLLKK, encoded by the coding sequence ATGAAAAGAATTTCATTTATATTTTTGGTTTTAATATTTTTGGCTAATCCTGTATTAGCCAAAACTGTTAAGCCAAGTAAAAAACCAACACAGCCTTTTAAAATAAAGGCTCCTTTTTTGTTATTGAAGGATATTCCTGAAATAAAGGCAATGCAACTTAGCAATAGAGATGCAAAAAACTATGCAACTGTTTTTGAATTACAAAAGCATGGCGATTGGCATCAGGCAGATAAATTTATAACTGATATAAATGATAAATCTATTATGGGGCATGTTTTGTATCAACGATATATGCACCCGAATAAGTATATAAGTTCTTTCTTTGAGTTAAAAACATGGCTTTATACTTATAATGATTTACCAAATGCTGATAATATTTATGATTTAGCAATGAAAAAGAAACCTAAGGGACAGCTTTTATCAATAGATCCATCTAATCATCAATATATAACTCCAGGCATAGTTGAAAACTATGGGTGTTTTGTTAGTGATTACAGACATGCAAGATGGAGAAGTCCTGATAATTGGAAAAAAGTTAAATCTTTTAATAAAGAGATTAAGAGCAAGTTAAGAAGAACAATGCCAACACGAGCGATAGAAAGAATGAAGACTTCATCCGTTGCTAAAGATATTTTAGATAAAGTTGAATATGATTTACTTCAAACAAACATTGCTTCTGCATATTTATATGTTGGTAAGACTGAATTAGCATTAGAGTATGCAAAAAAATCAATAGAAAGATCAAAAGATGATGTTGATGAGGCTTATTGGGTAGCTGGACTTGCTTCATGGAAACTTAATAAATTAGAAGATGCTATAGACTTTTTTGATAAGCTTTATAACATAGAAGACTGTGATCCATGGAAGAGAACAGCAGCAGCTTACTGGAATGCTAGAATGTATAAGACTTTGGGGAAAAATAGAAAGCATAAAACATGGTTGTATAATGCTATGAAATTCCCAGCAACATTTTATGGGCAGTTAGCTACTTATGAAGCAGAAGAAGAGTTGGATTTAAATTTAAATATTCCTGAATTTACAGCAGACGATTTTAAAATTATTGCTAATAATAATTCTGGTAGGAGAGCTATATATTTAATTAATGCAGGGCAATTTGATTTAGCTGAAAAAGAATTAATGGGTATAGATTTAAGATCAAATAAAGAATTAGAGAAAGCAGTTTTTGCATTAGTATCTTATACAAATATGGCACAAATGTCTCTAGTATTAGGAAGTTCATTAAAACCAGATAGTGATAGGTATGATAGATATGATTATGCTATTTATCCAGTGCCTTCTTGGGCTCCTAAAGGAGGGTTTGAGCTTGATCCTGCAATAGTTTATGCTTTTATTAAACAAGAGTCTAGGTTCGATCCTAATGCTGTTAGTTCCTCAGGAGCAAGAGGGCTAATGCAAATAATGCCTAATACAGCTAAACATATTACAGGCAAACCTTATGATAAAGATTACTATAAGGATCAATTATTTAATCCTGAGAACAATATAAAATTAGGAGAACAGTATTTAGAAGAGCTTCTAAGAGATAAGGGAGTAAAAAACTCTCTTGTTATGCTCCCTGTAGCTTATAATTCTGGACCTGGTACATTAAGAATGTGGTTGGAGAATATGCATTTCGAAGATGATCCCTTATTATTTATTGAAACAATACCTTATAAAGAAACAAGAGTGTTTGTTAAAAAAGTGTTAGCTAATTACTGGATTTATCAAAAGCTATTAGGAGAAGATAATACTTCTGCTAAGGAGATAATACAAGGTAAGTGGCCTCTCCTAAAAAAATAG
- the ftsH gene encoding ATP-dependent zinc metalloprotease FtsH, translated as MQPKKPNNFKNLIIWAIMIIVLFSIFSSTEEKAKKLAYPEIPYSDFINQSQQGSVSEITIVGSDIFGENSNGAKFYTYIPANTDAVADIKDSNIVIQGKPVDNSPTLSSILISLLPMLLFIAFWVFFMKKMSAGGGKAFSFGSSKAKLLTENKNPITFKDVAGVNEAKEDLTEIIEFLKNPLKFSRLGGKIPRGCLLMGPPGTGKTLLARAVAGEAKVPFFSISGSDFVEMFVGVGASRVRDMFEKGKKNAPCIIFIDEIDAVGRHRGAGLGGGNDEREQTLNQLLVEMDGFEDNNGVIIVAATNRPDVLDPALLRPGRFDRQIVVPNPDILGREEILKVHMKKVPLAADVDAKVIARGTPGFSGADLANIVNEGALLAARRNRRVVGMSELEDAKDKVMMGSERRTLSFSEEERKLTAYHEGGHALLAHLLPDSDPIHKATIVPRGRALGMVMRLPEKDKVSVSLATLEADLVVAMGGRVAEEMIFGARKVTTGASADIKAATNMASRMVKEWGMSELGPIALGADQQEVFLGMAVAKEKNMSDETARKVDVEIKKIVDKAFKEATKLLSNNKDKLEIIAQGLLEHETLSGEEIDKILKGEKITKVDKNNRTKKIKKKTTSSVPSVKKEK; from the coding sequence ATGCAACCTAAAAAACCAAACAATTTTAAAAACTTAATAATATGGGCAATAATGATTATAGTATTATTCTCTATATTCTCAAGCACAGAAGAAAAAGCTAAAAAATTAGCTTATCCTGAAATACCTTACTCTGACTTTATCAATCAATCACAACAAGGTTCAGTATCTGAAATAACAATTGTTGGAAGTGATATTTTTGGAGAAAACTCTAACGGTGCTAAGTTTTATACCTATATTCCTGCAAACACAGATGCGGTAGCAGATATAAAAGATTCTAACATAGTAATACAAGGTAAGCCTGTTGATAATTCTCCTACACTTAGCAGTATATTAATTTCCTTACTTCCTATGCTATTATTTATAGCTTTCTGGGTATTTTTTATGAAAAAAATGAGTGCTGGTGGAGGCAAAGCTTTTAGTTTTGGTTCATCAAAGGCAAAACTTCTAACAGAAAATAAAAACCCTATAACATTTAAAGATGTTGCTGGAGTTAACGAGGCAAAAGAAGACTTAACAGAAATTATAGAGTTCTTAAAGAACCCTCTAAAATTCTCAAGACTTGGTGGTAAAATACCTAGAGGATGCTTACTTATGGGCCCTCCAGGTACAGGTAAGACTTTATTAGCAAGAGCTGTTGCTGGAGAAGCTAAAGTTCCATTCTTCTCTATTTCTGGATCAGATTTTGTAGAGATGTTCGTAGGGGTTGGAGCATCTCGTGTTAGAGATATGTTTGAAAAAGGTAAAAAGAATGCTCCTTGCATAATATTCATAGATGAAATCGATGCTGTAGGTCGTCACAGAGGTGCTGGTCTTGGCGGAGGTAATGATGAAAGAGAACAAACTCTTAACCAATTATTAGTTGAAATGGATGGCTTTGAAGATAATAATGGAGTTATAATAGTAGCTGCAACAAATAGACCTGATGTTTTAGACCCTGCCCTATTAAGACCAGGCAGATTTGATAGACAAATTGTAGTTCCAAACCCTGATATTTTAGGTAGGGAAGAAATTCTAAAGGTTCACATGAAGAAAGTTCCTTTAGCTGCCGATGTTGATGCTAAGGTAATAGCAAGAGGAACTCCTGGCTTCTCAGGTGCTGATTTAGCAAATATCGTTAACGAAGGAGCTTTATTAGCGGCAAGAAGAAATCGTAGAGTTGTTGGCATGAGTGAATTAGAAGATGCTAAAGATAAAGTTATGATGGGATCAGAAAGAAGAACTCTATCATTCTCTGAAGAAGAAAGAAAACTCACCGCATATCATGAAGGTGGACATGCTTTATTAGCTCACTTATTGCCAGATTCAGATCCTATTCATAAAGCAACTATTGTACCTAGAGGAAGAGCTTTAGGTATGGTTATGAGATTACCAGAGAAAGATAAAGTTTCTGTATCTCTTGCGACATTGGAAGCTGACCTAGTAGTAGCCATGGGTGGTAGAGTAGCTGAAGAAATGATCTTTGGTGCTAGAAAGGTTACAACTGGAGCCTCTGCTGACATTAAAGCCGCTACAAATATGGCTAGCCGTATGGTTAAAGAATGGGGAATGAGTGAATTAGGACCTATAGCTCTTGGAGCTGACCAACAAGAAGTATTCTTAGGTATGGCCGTTGCTAAAGAAAAAAATATGTCTGATGAAACAGCTAGAAAAGTTGATGTGGAAATCAAGAAGATTGTTGACAAAGCTTTTAAAGAAGCTACAAAGTTATTATCAAACAATAAAGATAAACTTGAAATTATTGCTCAAGGGCTTCTAGAACACGAGACTTTATCAGGTGAAGAAATAGACAAGATTTTAAAAGGTGAAAAAATCACTAAAGTTGACAAAAATAATCGCACTAAAAAGATTAAGAAAAAAACTACATCTTCAGTCCCTAGTGTAAAAAAAGAAAAATAG
- a CDS encoding CarD family transcriptional regulator, translating to MANKKSFKKGDFVVYPAHGVGEINGVEKMQISDQEVELYSVTFSKDKLTLKLPKHRVEEAGLRNLLSHEDFDDAIETLKGKAKIKRIMWAKRAQEYKTKIESGCQVMVAEVLRDLSRNCSILPTAEDQSYSERKFYKYALDRFASEYSIVKNVSHSEAVEQIEQIIASKVKENGNSKDKEETAVA from the coding sequence ATGGCTAATAAAAAATCTTTTAAAAAAGGTGATTTCGTTGTTTACCCTGCTCATGGTGTTGGAGAGATTAATGGTGTTGAAAAAATGCAAATCTCAGATCAGGAAGTAGAATTATATTCAGTAACATTTTCTAAAGATAAGTTGACTTTAAAACTTCCAAAACATAGAGTCGAAGAAGCGGGACTAAGAAACTTGTTATCACATGAAGATTTTGATGATGCTATTGAAACTTTAAAAGGTAAAGCTAAAATTAAGCGAATTATGTGGGCAAAAAGAGCTCAAGAATATAAGACAAAAATTGAATCAGGATGTCAAGTAATGGTAGCAGAAGTGCTTAGAGATTTAAGCAGAAACTGCTCCATTTTACCAACAGCTGAAGATCAGTCTTATTCGGAAAGAAAATTCTACAAATATGCTTTAGATAGATTTGCTTCTGAGTACTCTATAGTAAAGAATGTTTCTCATTCCGAGGCTGTTGAGCAAATAGAGCAAATTATTGCATCTAAGGTAAAAGAAAACGGTAATTCAAAAGATAAAGAAGAAACAGCTGTTGCTTAA
- the pal gene encoding peptidoglycan-associated lipoprotein Pal has product MKKFTKLFTLVLLLSISACSSNKTAKLEEMSNIDGYSETEEANTEATNNDEISSEELENYEPDADANIAFMTDVVNIVFFDFDSSELNETARQTLQDQAAWLEINPTTKIMLEGHCDERGTREYNLALGARRAAKTQAYLVALGIDESRIKTISYGKERPMILDSSEKAWGKNRRAVTILY; this is encoded by the coding sequence ATGAAAAAATTTACAAAATTATTTACATTAGTTTTACTATTATCAATATCAGCTTGCTCATCAAACAAAACAGCTAAGCTTGAAGAAATGAGTAACATCGATGGTTATAGTGAAACTGAAGAAGCTAATACAGAAGCAACTAATAATGATGAAATATCATCTGAAGAGTTAGAAAATTATGAGCCAGATGCAGATGCTAACATTGCATTTATGACAGATGTTGTTAACATTGTTTTCTTTGATTTTGATAGCTCAGAGTTAAACGAAACAGCTAGACAAACTCTACAAGATCAAGCTGCTTGGTTAGAAATAAACCCTACAACAAAAATCATGTTAGAAGGTCATTGTGATGAAAGAGGAACAAGAGAATACAATCTTGCTTTAGGAGCTAGAAGAGCTGCTAAAACACAAGCTTATCTAGTTGCTCTAGGGATTGATGAATCAAGAATAAAAACAATTTCTTATGGTAAAGAAAGACCTATGATATTAGACTCATCAGAAAAAGCTTGGGGCAAAAACAGAAGAGCTGTTACAATCCTTTATTAA